The genomic window ACGCGTCATCGGCGCGTAACGGCATCCGGATCGCCCCGACCACGCCGTGCCCCAGCCCGTGCCCCAGCCCGCGCCGCAGCACGCGCCGTGCCCCAGCCCGCGCGTGCCCCAGCCCGCGCCGTGCTCCGCAGCCCGCGCCGCTCGCGGTCAGACGGCCTCCGGCTCGGCAGCCGGTCGGGCGGTCTGCGCGCTGGTGGCCCGGCTCTCGGCCCCCGGCCGGGTGCCCGACGCAGCGGTCTCCGGCTCCCCGCGGTGGAGATGGCGCTCCAGGAAGCGCGTCATCGCCTCCCAGGTCTCGCGCTGCGCAAGGGCGTTGGCCTGCGGCGTGCCGCCCCCGACCAGGGCGCGGGTGCCCTCGGTCGTGGTCGGGATCAACGGCGGGCGCAGGAAGTGGCCGGCGCCCGGATGGATCAGGAGTACGTCGTCCACGGGCAGCGTCCGGCGCCGGCCGACGAGCGCGCGGGCCATGGCCCCGGCCGGCCACACGGCGTCCGCACCGCCCGCCACGGCCATCAGCGGTGCCTCGATCCGCTCCACCGGGATGAGCGCGTTCCGCACGGCGCCGGCGTCCCTCAGCCCGGCGGCGTACGCGGACCTCAGCCGCAGCGCCGCGGAACGGGTGTGGCCGCCGGGCAGCCGCCGCAGCAGGGCGCGCCCCGCCACCTGAGGCAGCAGCAGGCCGCCCCGTACCGGCACACAGGGCAGCGCGGCGCCGCCGTACGTCCACGCCGAGGTCTTCGGCGGCAGGCCGCCCGAGTCGAGCGCCTGCCACACGACATGCGTCGGCGAGAGAGCCACCACCGCCCGGACCGGGACCCGCGCGTGGGCGAGCGCCGCCAGTGCCCCGCCCGTCCCCGCCGAGTACGCGACGACGCCGACGCGCCGCTCCTGCGCCAGCGCGCCGACGACCCGTACGAAAGGCTCCAGCGGGACGTCCTTCAGCGTCCGGGGCTGCCCGTCGCCGCCCGCGTATCCGAGCACCACCGTGGTGAAGCCGCAGCGGGACGCCAACAGCGCGGCGGCCGGGGTGACCGCCTCGACACCGGTCGAGCCGGGCACCAGCACCACCACCGGCCGGGACCCGGAACGCAGCGCGGGCGGCGCGAACTCGACGACCCGCAGGCCCTCCTCGTACGTCTCCGTCCGCGCGATCCGCCGGGCCCTCCAGCGGCGCAGCACCGTCCGCCGCACCTGGCGGGCCGGATCGGCGGCGCAGCGCACGGTCCACGTCAGCTGGGAGTCCGGGGCCGAGAAGGCGACCGGCGGCCGGTCGCGCCGCACGCACGTCATCGACCACCACGGCCCCGACGGATCCACACCCGTGTACGAGCCCGCGAGCGGTGCGCATGTCGCGGTGCCGGCGACGCCGTCGGCGTCCGCACGATAGCGGTTGACGGACCGCCAGGCCGTCCCGGCGGCGTCGGTCACATCGATCCGCACCGTCACCTGCTCATGCGGCCCGAGCCCCTGGACGACGAGCTCCGGGACCTCGTCGACGAGCGCCTCGCCGGGCTTGATGATCAGCTCCACGCTTCGGAACGTATGCCGGGCGGCCTGGGCGGGCGACCGGGCGCTCGCGTTCGGGTGAGCCGCGGCCGGGCGCGCGTACGCCCTGCGCCGATGGCGTGCCGCCGGCCGACCCGGCCGATCCGGCGCATGCCCGCGGGGCCCCCGCCACCGTCTGCCTGGCCGTATCAGCTCCCACCCCGGAGGCGCGCTCTCTGCATCGACGCAAGCCGCCGCACCACGCCGATGCACAGCGCTCCTGCGGCGACATACAGCGCGGCCCCGGTCATCTCTGCCGACCCCGGGCCCTGGGAGGGGGAGGGATAGGCGACAAGCTGGGCCGCCACGAAGAGCAGCCACCACGACGTCAGCAGCCCACTGGTGCGCCGCGGGCGGTCGGGTGGAGAGCTGGCGGCCCAGATGTCATTGATGATCCGCTTGGGCAGGAAGAAGCAGACGATCGGAATCAGCCACGCGCCGGTGGTCCAGCCGCGTTTCATCCGGTGTCCGCCGGGCGCCAGCGCCTCCGCGTTGACCCGCATCTGCCAGAGCCAGCGCAGGAAGACGATTCCGGTCAGCAGGAAGGCGAGCAGCCTCAGGCCGGTGAGGTTGCCGACCCACATCCCACTCTCGAACGCGGCGTACGAGCCCTCGGTTGCGAGATGCAGGCGCACCTGAGCGACGAGCAACGCGGCGTTCGCCAGTACGCAGATCCCGAGCGCGGCCACGACCACGGTGGTCAGCGCCTTCGGTACGAAGAGCGGCTCGTGCCGGGTCGACGGCAGGGGCGAGGACCGGGCAAGGACGTCATCGTGGCTCACAGGGCCGAAAACTACTGCTGAGCTCGGCATTCAGTCCAGCTTGTGTTGCGGCGTCAGATCGGACCGCCGCCGAACCCGATCTCGTTTCCGTCCGGGTCGTGGTACGTCACCTTGCGCACGCCGTTCGCGTAGGTCTCGCGATTCGAGGGCGTGAGGCCCCGGTCGGTGATCCCGGCGACACGTGTGTCGAGGTCGTCGACGAAG from Streptomyces sp. FIT100 includes these protein-coding regions:
- a CDS encoding acyl-CoA thioester hydrolase/BAAT C-terminal domain-containing protein; this encodes MELIIKPGEALVDEVPELVVQGLGPHEQVTVRIDVTDAAGTAWRSVNRYRADADGVAGTATCAPLAGSYTGVDPSGPWWSMTCVRRDRPPVAFSAPDSQLTWTVRCAADPARQVRRTVLRRWRARRIARTETYEEGLRVVEFAPPALRSGSRPVVVLVPGSTGVEAVTPAAALLASRCGFTTVVLGYAGGDGQPRTLKDVPLEPFVRVVGALAQERRVGVVAYSAGTGGALAALAHARVPVRAVVALSPTHVVWQALDSGGLPPKTSAWTYGGAALPCVPVRGGLLLPQVAGRALLRRLPGGHTRSAALRLRSAYAAGLRDAGAVRNALIPVERIEAPLMAVAGGADAVWPAGAMARALVGRRRTLPVDDVLLIHPGAGHFLRPPLIPTTTEGTRALVGGGTPQANALAQRETWEAMTRFLERHLHRGEPETAASGTRPGAESRATSAQTARPAAEPEAV
- a CDS encoding DUF4328 domain-containing protein, whose product is MSHDDVLARSSPLPSTRHEPLFVPKALTTVVVAALGICVLANAALLVAQVRLHLATEGSYAAFESGMWVGNLTGLRLLAFLLTGIVFLRWLWQMRVNAEALAPGGHRMKRGWTTGAWLIPIVCFFLPKRIINDIWAASSPPDRPRRTSGLLTSWWLLFVAAQLVAYPSPSQGPGSAEMTGAALYVAAGALCIGVVRRLASMQRARLRGGS